One genomic segment of Clostridium estertheticum subsp. estertheticum includes these proteins:
- a CDS encoding FtsB family cell division protein — MKKKFNIKGLVLIFVLVYVSYLFIQQQATMGRQKKELQKYNVELQKKKEEKKTLQDEVELSKTDKYIEKLAREILGLVKEGETPVMDNKN; from the coding sequence ATGAAAAAAAAGTTTAATATTAAAGGCCTTGTATTAATTTTTGTGCTTGTGTATGTAAGTTATCTTTTTATTCAGCAACAAGCAACCATGGGTAGGCAAAAAAAAGAATTACAAAAGTACAATGTGGAATTACAAAAGAAAAAAGAAGAAAAGAAAACATTGCAGGATGAAGTAGAGTTATCTAAAACTGACAAATATATAGAAAAATTGGCAAGAGAAATTTTAGGTCTTGTTAAAGAAGGTGAAACTCCTGTAATGGACAATAAGAACTAA
- the yabP gene encoding sporulation protein YabP — protein MEAKKETKIEDKKSNLTLENRRKLTINGVIEVINFNENQILLNTDVGIMMVKGQELKMNKLDVQNGDVIITGKVDSFVYMSDKGKVKKDSIIARLFR, from the coding sequence ATGGAAGCAAAAAAAGAAACAAAAATAGAAGATAAAAAAAGTAATTTAACGCTTGAAAATAGAAGAAAGTTAACTATCAATGGTGTTATAGAGGTTATAAACTTTAATGAAAATCAGATATTATTAAACACAGACGTTGGAATAATGATGGTAAAAGGACAAGAATTAAAGATGAATAAGTTAGATGTGCAAAATGGAGACGTTATAATAACTGGAAAAGTGGATTCTTTTGTATACATGAGTGATAAAGGAAAAGTTAAAAAAGATAGCATAATAGCAAGATTGTTTAGGTAG
- the yabQ gene encoding spore cortex biosynthesis protein YabQ, translating to MIISIIDQVRLIIFSLLSGIITGISFDIYRLIRGFENPNKIITIIQDLLFWTLTSIVVFVFLMYTNEGYINFYVYLCLIIGVYLYLKLISRIFIKLQYRSLKFNGKLFRVAMNVVLYPINLLFYKLKIKKKDKL from the coding sequence ATGATAATTTCAATTATAGACCAAGTGAGACTTATAATCTTTAGTTTGCTATCAGGAATAATAACAGGAATATCTTTTGATATATATAGATTGATAAGAGGATTTGAAAATCCTAATAAAATCATAACAATAATACAGGATTTACTATTTTGGACATTAACTTCTATAGTTGTTTTTGTGTTTTTGATGTATACTAATGAGGGATACATAAACTTTTATGTGTATTTATGTTTAATAATAGGGGTATACTTATATTTAAAACTTATAAGTAGAATTTTTATTAAATTGCAATATAGATCACTAAAATTTAATGGGAAATTATTTAGAGTTGCAATGAATGTAGTATTATACCCTATTAATTTATTGTTTTATAAGCTTAAAATAAAAAAAAAAGATAAATTATAA